A stretch of Eleutherodactylus coqui strain aEleCoq1 chromosome 2, aEleCoq1.hap1, whole genome shotgun sequence DNA encodes these proteins:
- the LOC136611014 gene encoding E3 ubiquitin/ISG15 ligase TRIM25-like, which translates to MASAAVRDELLCSICLSTYTDPVMLRCGHNFCRVCIHRVLDTQDEAGVYSCPECREESQERPALMRNLALRNIMENFLITPPTQTEAEIFCTYCVDSPVPAAKSCLLCEASLCEKHLRVHSKSAEHVLCEPSANLGNRKCSVHRELLKYFCTKDAICICVSCSLAGEHRDHQVEMLDKASEKKKERLRNVLQQLTTRREETEERVRSLEERRRKAPEKASGEAERVTALCRDIRRRLDDLEKRVLSEISRQEKEESLSLSAVIQKLEIQKDELSRKMRHMEELCNMTDPLTVLQEPDTGDLCDPEDTGGHDGGDGDTGGHDGGDGDTEGHDGGDGDTGGHGEPLHDVDGPDVAVISDTLHTLCDIVTDIKRGIYVGDPVDILLDVNTAGDYIHISDDLKTVTGTQENQNRPETAERFQYDQVMSRRGFSSGRHYWDVEGSGSGVWMVGMCYPSIDRREQQSSIGENNKSWCLRKYWFNKQYSVIHDRKEIPLPHIISSNRFRICLDYGAGRLSFYALCDPIRHLHTFTASFTEPLHALLWVERPFLGLNDITNSLRICS; encoded by the coding sequence ATGGCGTCTGCTGCTGTGAGAGACGAgctgctctgctccatctgtctgagcacttatacagatcctgtaatgctgagatgtggacacaacttctgccGGGTCTGTATTCATCGTGTGCTGGATACACAGGACGAGGCTGGAGTTTATTCCTGTCCTGAATGCAGAGAGGAGTCTCAGGAGCGGCCGGCACTGATGAGGAACTTGGCTCTGCGTAACATCATGGAGAACTTCCTGATTACTCCTCCGACACAGACGGAAGCCGAGATCTtctgcacttactgtgtggactCTCCTGTACCGGCTGCTAAATCCTGTCTGCTGTGTGAAGCTTCTCTGTGCGAGAAACACCTGAGAGTTCACAGCAAGTCAGCAGAACACGTCTTATGTGAGCCCAGCGCCAACCTGGGGAACAGGAAATGTTCTGTCCATAGGGAGCTTTTAAAGTACTTCTGTACTAAGGACGCCATCTGTATCTGTGTGTCCTGCAGTCTGGCCGGAGAACATCGGGATCATCAGGTGGAGATGCTGGATAAGGCCtctgagaagaagaaggagagactGAGAAATGTTCTCCAGCAACTAACCACAAGGAGAGAGGAGACTGAGGAAAGAGTCCGGAGTCTGGAGGAGCGCAGGAGAAAAGCTCCAGAAAAAGCATCTGGAGAAGCGGAGAGAGTGACTGCCCTGTGTAGAGACATCAGGAGACGGCTGGATGATCTGGAGAAGAGGGTCCTGAGCGAGATCTCCAGGCAGGAGAAGGAAGAGTCACTCTCACTCTCTGCTGTGATCCagaagctggaaatacagaaggacgagctgtccaggaagatgagacACATGGAGGAGCTGTGTAACATGACTGATCCACTGACTGTCTTACAGGAACCAGACACCGGGGACTTGTGTGATCCTGAGGAcacggggggacatgatggaggtgatggagatacggggggacatgatggaggtgatggggacacagagggacatgatggaggtgatggggacacgggGGGACATGGTGAACCGCTTCATGATGTAGATGGTCCGGATGTGGCGGTGATCtcagacacattacacacattatgTGACATAGTAACAGATATAAAGAGGGGGATCTATGTGGGGGATCCTGTAGACATATTACTGGATGTAAACACAGCTGGTGATTATATCCATATATCAGATGACCTGAAAACTGTAACCGGGACACAAGAGAACCAGAACCGTCCAGAAACAGCAGAGAGATTCCAGTATGATCAGGTGATGAGCAGGAGGGGATTCTCCTCAGGACGACATTACTGGGATGTGGAGGGCAGTGGATCAGGGGTGTGGATGGTGGGGATGTGTTACCCCAGTATAGACAGGAGGGAGCAGCAGTCATCCATTGGAGAGAATAACAAGTCCTGGTGTTTGAGGAAGTATTGGTTTAATAAGCAGTACTCAGTGATACATGACAGGAAAGAGATCCCGTTACCTCACATTATATCCAGTAATAGATTCAGGATCTGCCTGGATTATGGGGCCGGGCGGCTGTCCTTTTATGCGCTGTGTGACCccatcagacacttacacaccttcACTGCCTCCTTCACCGAGCCGCTTCATGCTCTATTATGGGTAGAAAGACCATTTCTTGGACTTAATGATATAACTAACAGTTTGAGAATCTGTAGCTAA
- the LOC136609890 gene encoding E3 ubiquitin/ISG15 ligase TRIM25-like: protein MPPIQMLHDHHRPQLQGTSSLPASCSRRCLFHFLLLSASAAVRDELLCSICLSTYTDPVMLRCGHNFCRVCIHRVLDTQDEAGVYSCPECRQRSRGRPALMRNLALRNIIENFLITPPTQAEAGIFCTYCVDSPVPAAKSCLLCEASLCEKHLRIHSKSAEHVLCEPSANLEDRKCSVHKKILEYYCTEDAACICVTCSLAGEHRGHRVEMLDEASEKKKERMRNVLQQLTTRREETEERVRSLEERRRKDHDKATTEAERVTALCRDIRRQLDDLEKRVLSEISRQEKEESLLSSTLIQNLEIQKVELSRKMRHMEELCNMTDPLTVLQEPDTGDLCDLQDTGGHDGGDGDTGGHDGGDGDTGGHDGGEEDTRGHDKPLHDVDDLNVAAISGTLYTLCNIIRCIRRGIYVEGPADILLDVSTAGNYIHISDDLKAATGTQENQNRPETAERFQDYQVMSRRGFSSGRHYWDVEGSISEEWRVGMCYPSIDRRGQQSSIGENNKSWCLRKYWFNNQYSVIHDSKEIRLTDNIINSRVRICLDYEAGRLTFYELCDPIRHLHTFTATFTEPLHALLWVERPFFGLNDITNSLRICS from the exons ATGCCGCCCATACAGATGCTACACGATCACCACCGACCGCAGCTGCAGGGGACCTCCTCACTTCCAGCCTCGTGTTCCCGAAGGTGCCTG TTTCATTTTCTCCTTCTGTCAGCCTCTGCTGCTGTGAGAGACGAgctgctctgctccatctgtctgagcacttatacagatcctgtaatgctgagatgtggacacaacttctgccGGGTCTGTATTCATCGTGTGCTGGATACACAGGACGAGGCTGGAGTTTATTCCTGTCCTGAATGCAGACAAAGGTCTCGGGGGCGGCCGGCACTGATGAGGAACTTGGCTCTGCGTAACATCATAGAGAACTTCCTGATTACTCCTCCGACACAGGCGGAAGCCGGGATCTtctgcacttactgtgtggactCTCCTGTACCGGCTGCTAAATCCTGTCTGCTGTGTGAAGCTTCTCTGTGCGAGAAACACCTGAGAATTCACAGCAAGTCAGCAGAACACGTCTTATGTGAGCCCAGCGCCAACCTGGAGGACAGGAAATGTTCTGTTCATAAGAAGATCCTGGAATATTATTGCACTGAGGACGCCGCTTGTatctgtgtgacctgcagtctagCTGGAGAACATCGGGGTCATCGGGTGGAGATGCTGGATGAGGCCTCTgagaagaaaaaggagagaatGAGAAATGTTCTCCAGCAATTGACCACAAGGAGGGAGGAGACTGAGGAAAGAGTCCGGAGTCTGGAGGAGCGCAGGAGAAAAGATCATGATAAAGCAACTACAGAAGCGGAGAGAGTCACTGCCCTGTGTAGAGACATCAGAAGACAGCTGGACGATCTGGAGAAGAGGGTCCTGAGCGAGATCTCCAGGCAGGAGAAGGAAGAGTCACTCTTATCCTCTACTCTGATCCAGAATCTGGAAATACAGAAGGTcgagctgtccaggaagatgagacACATGGAGGAGCTGTGTAACATGACTGATCCACTGACTGTCTTACAGGAACCAGACACCGGGGACTTGTGTGATCTTCAGGAcacagggggacatgatggaggtgatggggacacagggggacatgatggaggtgatggggacacggggggacatgatggaggtgaggAGGACACAAGAGGACATGATAAACCGCTCCATGATGTAGATGATCTAAATGTGGCTGCAATCTCAGGCACATTATACACATTATGTAACATAATAAGATGTATAAGGAGGGGGATCTATGTGGAGGGTCCTGCAGACATATTACTAGATGTAAGCACAGCTGGTAATTATATCCATATATCAGATGACCTGAAAGCTGCAACCGGGACACAAGAGAACCAGAACCGTCCAGAAACAGCAGAGAGATTCCAGGATTATCAGGTGATGAGCAGGAGGGGATTCTCCTCAGGACGACATTACTGGGATGTGGAGGGCAGTATATCAGAGGAGTGGAGGGTGGGGATGTGTTACCCCAGTATagacaggagggggcagcagtcaTCCATTGGAGAGAATAACAAGTCCTGGTGTTTGAGGAAGTATTGGTTTAATAATCAGTACTCAGTGATACATGATAGTAAAGAGATTCGGTTAACTGACAATATCATTAATAGTAGAGTCAGGATCTGTCTGGATTATGAGGCCGGGCGGCTGACCTTTTATGAGCTGTGTGACCccatcagacacttacacaccttcACTGCCACCTTCACCGAGCCGCTTCATGCTCTATTATGGGTAGAAAGACCATTTTTTGGACTTAATGATATAACTAACAGTTTGAGAATCTGCAGCTAA